The following coding sequences are from one Leptolyngbya sp. NIES-3755 window:
- a CDS encoding transposase (similar to AA sequence:cyanobase_aa:MAE37920), with translation MPCTPKKTVEQIIDRGNDYVIAVKKNQPKLYEWIATQFEQHPADSIADDIEHTRNRTTQRTVSVLKPLPGLDAAWVGVQRLIRVERTGIRGAEPVHETMFYFSSLATDAEELSRRVREHWHIENRLHYPKDVVMREDIAPLCDGYAPANFAILRTIALNLFRLHGFASITKGIRHLAHNISHLFSFLQ, from the coding sequence CCAAAAAAACCGTTGAGCAAATCATCGACCGTGGCAATGACTACGTGATTGCCGTCAAGAAGAATCAACCCAAGCTTTACGAATGGATTGCAACCCAGTTTGAGCAGCATCCTGCTGATAGCATCGCAGATGACATTGAACATACGAGAAACCGCACCACGCAGCGCACGGTCAGTGTTCTGAAACCCCTGCCTGGATTGGATGCAGCTTGGGTAGGTGTGCAGCGCTTGATTCGCGTCGAGCGCACGGGTATTCGTGGCGCTGAGCCAGTTCACGAAACCATGTTCTACTTTAGTTCCTTGGCGACGGATGCCGAAGAACTGAGCCGTCGTGTCCGAGAGCATTGGCACATTGAGAATCGCCTCCACTATCCGAAAGATGTCGTCATGCGTGAGGACATCGCTCCGCTCTGTGATGGCTATGCTCCAGCTAATTTTGCAATCCTCCGCACAATCGCCCTTAACTTGTTTCGATTGCATGGTTTTGCCTCCATCACGAAAGGCATTCGTCATCTGGCTCACAACATTTCTCACCTCTTTTCTTTTCTTCAATGA
- a CDS encoding putative transposaseS891/IS1136/IS1341 family protein (similar to AA sequence:cyanobase_aa:PCC8801_2046): protein MLTRRITFRLYPKPVQEAKLFEWRRLHAYLYNSALADRKYSYQKQGESVDYFDQQNRLPAFKEVWAEYKELGSHALQATLKRVDFAFVRFFKGLGGYPRFKSIRNYSGWTYPCTSGWKAHTTGDNGYLKLSNLGQIQMRGKARQWGTPSTCTIVYKHGKWFASITVKCEPVRETGMGAVGIDFGCLTAAAMSDGTMIENPRFMATTQAKIKKASKQKRRKHSPNFKQKIKASKRWKKASKKVAKLQRKVANQRQDWVHKQASEIVSRNRLVATEKLNLKGMTAKAKKGKRKRQKTGLNRSILDVGMGMFRKALEYKLIEAGGVFVEVPTQKVKPSQTCPNCGHQEKKDLSQRVHQCVQCGCTEDRDIAAAKVMLNWALGLGTSLTNAEPPSSTSDTRSTGSLRQLGAKKRQKLLAVGEAETPRSACGGE, encoded by the coding sequence ATGCTAACACGACGTATTACCTTTCGCCTGTATCCGAAACCCGTTCAGGAAGCCAAGCTTTTTGAGTGGAGACGGCTGCATGCGTATTTGTACAACAGCGCGTTAGCAGACAGAAAATACAGCTATCAGAAGCAGGGTGAGTCGGTTGATTACTTTGATCAACAGAATCGACTACCCGCATTTAAGGAAGTCTGGGCAGAGTATAAAGAGTTAGGCTCTCACGCTCTACAAGCAACCTTAAAGCGGGTAGATTTTGCTTTCGTGCGCTTTTTTAAGGGCTTGGGTGGATATCCTCGATTCAAGTCAATTCGCAACTATTCAGGCTGGACATACCCCTGCACATCGGGTTGGAAAGCTCACACGACGGGCGATAACGGGTATTTGAAATTGTCCAATTTGGGACAGATTCAGATGCGTGGAAAAGCTCGGCAATGGGGCACTCCTAGCACTTGCACGATTGTTTACAAGCATGGCAAGTGGTTTGCATCCATCACGGTTAAATGTGAACCAGTTCGCGAAACCGGAATGGGTGCTGTCGGGATTGATTTTGGCTGCCTAACTGCCGCCGCAATGAGTGATGGCACGATGATCGAAAATCCTCGATTCATGGCGACCACTCAGGCAAAAATTAAGAAGGCATCGAAACAGAAACGGAGAAAGCACTCACCAAATTTCAAGCAGAAAATCAAAGCCTCGAAGCGCTGGAAGAAAGCATCTAAAAAAGTAGCCAAGCTTCAGCGCAAAGTTGCGAACCAGAGACAGGATTGGGTACACAAACAGGCATCAGAGATTGTGAGCCGTAATCGCCTCGTTGCCACCGAGAAACTCAATCTTAAAGGGATGACCGCAAAAGCCAAAAAAGGGAAACGCAAGCGTCAGAAGACGGGCTTAAATCGTTCGATTCTAGATGTGGGAATGGGAATGTTTCGGAAAGCTTTGGAATACAAGCTCATCGAAGCGGGTGGCGTGTTTGTTGAAGTACCAACCCAGAAAGTTAAACCATCTCAGACTTGCCCAAATTGCGGTCATCAAGAAAAGAAAGACTTGTCGCAGCGTGTTCATCAATGCGTCCAATGCGGATGCACAGAGGACAGGGATATCGCGGCTGCAAAAGTCATGCTCAATTGGGCGTTGGGGTTAGGAACTAGCCTCACAAACGCAGAGCCGCCAAGCTCTACTTCAGACACTCGTTCTACGGGATCTCTGAGGCAACTTGGGGCGAAGAAGCGTCAGAAACTCTTGGCTGTAGGCGAAGCGGAAACTCCCCGCTCAGCTTGCGGCGGTGAGTAG
- a CDS encoding hypothetical protein (similar to AA sequence:cyanobase_aa:LBDG_10340) produces the protein MSKSVPSKSRRIRRRSPVILIGILLIWSLILGWGLAQAVETPKNSAEIGTVDVVTGNLKLGQQAYLENCATCHIGIPPAAFPTQTWRELLRDPQHYGATLNPLEEPARSLVWTYLRTFSRQVVEGERIPFRFGESKAFKILHPRVELSRSVPLSSCVSCHPGANQYNFRKLTAQWENSP, from the coding sequence ATGTCCAAGTCTGTTCCGTCCAAATCCCGTCGAATTCGGAGACGTTCTCCCGTCATCTTAATTGGAATTTTATTGATTTGGAGTTTAATTCTGGGATGGGGACTCGCTCAAGCCGTTGAAACGCCAAAAAATTCGGCTGAGATCGGAACGGTCGATGTTGTGACTGGAAATCTCAAATTAGGACAGCAAGCGTATCTAGAAAATTGCGCCACTTGTCATATTGGAATTCCGCCCGCTGCGTTTCCGACTCAGACTTGGAGAGAGTTGCTGCGCGATCCTCAACATTATGGAGCGACGTTGAATCCGCTGGAAGAACCTGCTCGATCGCTAGTCTGGACCTATCTCAGAACGTTCTCCCGCCAAGTCGTTGAAGGTGAGCGAATTCCATTCAGATTTGGCGAGTCGAAGGCGTTCAAGATTCTGCATCCGCGAGTTGAATTATCTCGATCGGTCCCGCTTTCAAGCTGTGTCAGTTGCCATCCTGGAGCGAACCAGTACAATTTCCGCAAACTCACCGCTCAGTGGGAAAATTCACCTTGA
- a CDS encoding N-acetylglutamate synthase family acetyltransferase (similar to AA sequence:cyanobase_aa:LBDG_10330) translates to MDCSHVQLCDRKSQIDLVQLQALFQVAAFWAGDRKTEDLAIAIKHSDPVISAWDGDRLIGFARATSDGVYRATIWDVVVHPDFQGAGLGRKLVQTVLSHPHVSKVERLYLMTTNQQEFYKRIGFEVNQTTTMVYFNQPLVLPPSPVEVECDIG, encoded by the coding sequence ATGGATTGTAGTCACGTTCAACTTTGCGATCGCAAAAGTCAAATCGATTTAGTTCAACTTCAGGCGTTATTTCAAGTTGCGGCATTTTGGGCAGGCGATCGGAAAACTGAAGATTTAGCGATCGCGATTAAACATAGTGATCCGGTGATTTCGGCTTGGGATGGCGATCGATTAATTGGATTTGCTCGTGCAACTTCGGACGGCGTTTATCGTGCCACGATTTGGGATGTGGTTGTGCATCCGGATTTTCAAGGGGCGGGACTCGGACGCAAATTAGTTCAAACCGTTTTGAGTCATCCTCATGTGTCGAAAGTGGAACGGCTCTATTTGATGACGACGAATCAGCAGGAGTTTTATAAGCGGATTGGCTTTGAAGTGAACCAAACAACCACAATGGTGTATTTCAATCAGCCGTTGGTACTGCCGCCTTCTCCGGTCGAAGTCGAATGTGATATCGGATAA
- a CDS encoding ferritin (similar to AA sequence:cyanobase_aa:LBDG_54040): MRKINIGLSDEQRQGVCEMLNRDLADENLLLIKTKKYHWDVTGPEFRSLHEIWEEQYTILNEAIDQIAERVRQLGDYPIGTAAGFVEYSSIKEHTGEVPPSSKMVENLVEDHELIIRNLREHIDRCSEEFHDEGTADFLTGMMEQHEEMAWMLRSFIQGKRVESDNETPGEVKFPAGVAN, encoded by the coding sequence ATGCGTAAAATCAATATTGGATTAAGTGATGAACAGCGCCAAGGTGTATGCGAAATGCTAAATCGCGACTTGGCAGACGAAAACTTGCTTTTGATCAAAACGAAAAAATATCACTGGGATGTCACGGGTCCTGAATTCCGCTCTTTGCACGAAATTTGGGAAGAGCAGTACACGATTTTGAATGAAGCGATCGACCAAATTGCAGAGCGCGTTCGTCAGTTGGGCGATTATCCGATTGGAACCGCTGCGGGCTTTGTCGAATACTCCTCGATCAAAGAGCACACCGGCGAAGTTCCTCCTTCCTCGAAAATGGTCGAGAACCTAGTCGAAGACCACGAATTGATCATCCGCAACTTGCGCGAACATATCGATCGTTGTTCCGAAGAGTTCCATGATGAAGGAACCGCTGACTTCCTCACCGGAATGATGGAACAGCACGAAGAAATGGCATGGATGCTGCGTTCGTTCATTCAAGGCAAGCGCGTTGAGTCGGATAATGAAACGCCTGGTGAAGTCAAATTCCCCGCAGGTGTCGCAAACTAG
- a CDS encoding hypothetical protein (hypothetical protein LYNGBM3L_33670;~similar to AA sequence:cyanobase_aa:LBDG_54020), whose product MADYTPQIRKLMRSHNLKTLRELRDRTGISEKQLLKLRRGELQQLRLETLTQFAARLGLSLADLLALFDLMPAIQKEYDRLKIQLSEQHETLLQEFQQSSLQTLEPWLIQWSAAAYAAQQNPQAPAVKLLPLVRPIEQLLQQWGIEQTAIVGSEIPYDPQQHQLMGGTAEAGDLVRVRYAGYRQYDRLLYRAKVSPI is encoded by the coding sequence ATGGCAGATTACACCCCTCAGATTCGGAAATTAATGCGATCGCACAATCTCAAAACGCTCCGAGAATTACGCGATCGGACTGGCATTTCTGAGAAGCAACTACTCAAACTACGTCGCGGAGAACTTCAACAACTCCGATTAGAAACGCTCACTCAATTTGCAGCAAGGTTAGGACTCTCTTTGGCTGATCTGCTTGCACTGTTCGATCTGATGCCAGCTATTCAAAAAGAATACGATCGATTAAAAATCCAACTCTCAGAACAGCACGAAACATTACTACAAGAGTTCCAACAATCGAGCTTACAAACCTTGGAACCGTGGCTGATTCAGTGGTCTGCGGCGGCGTATGCGGCTCAACAAAATCCACAAGCTCCAGCGGTTAAACTCCTTCCATTAGTGCGTCCGATCGAGCAATTATTACAACAATGGGGAATCGAGCAAACTGCGATCGTCGGCTCTGAAATTCCTTATGATCCACAACAGCATCAATTAATGGGCGGAACAGCAGAAGCGGGCGATTTAGTTCGCGTTCGGTATGCGGGATATCGACAATACGATCGACTGTTGTACCGCGCCAAAGTTAGTCCGATTTAA
- a CDS encoding hypothetical protein (hypothetical protein CYA_2182;~similar to AA sequence:cyanobase_aa:LBDG_53990) yields MNEMPLEQCYALLEVHPESSIADLDTAYSKKVMEKIQQGAKQEKVLLKAAYDRIREEIYRSTPSASPLVEQITKLLQQLDPEPFHVKLQADTIQIFFKTNSKADYADFIYQQLSGLELPEIKSIVIYGMRSTKSVIWKKQFEIDAISEDDCNPYSFKNRYILLLAFPVAICTSVLFQSLGFTRVLLFPFQLWVHEVGHAVVAWFSGRRAIPLPFGWTNVALERSLFVYFGILFLLGLLFYAGWKEKKRSTMIFAVICTILQFVMTWIQSAYHFEMWLSFGGIGGEFYLSALMIAGFYFQLPNYWRWDFWRYPFIIVGANTFWAAFSRWQQIKKGTESIPWGSLLFGDGDAGGDMNQLSEVYNWSDQKIIGTYNALGSTCFIILISLYIFFAIKHRRWIIDRISSKPL; encoded by the coding sequence ATGAATGAGATGCCATTGGAGCAATGTTACGCGCTGCTGGAGGTTCATCCGGAAAGTTCGATCGCAGATTTAGATACGGCATACTCGAAAAAAGTCATGGAGAAAATTCAGCAAGGGGCAAAGCAGGAAAAAGTTTTACTAAAAGCGGCTTACGATCGGATTCGAGAAGAGATATATCGATCGACTCCATCTGCATCGCCGCTCGTTGAGCAAATTACGAAATTGCTTCAGCAACTTGATCCAGAGCCGTTTCATGTCAAACTCCAAGCAGATACAATTCAAATCTTTTTCAAAACGAATTCAAAAGCAGATTACGCGGATTTTATTTATCAGCAATTAAGCGGATTAGAGCTGCCTGAGATTAAATCGATCGTGATTTATGGAATGCGATCGACAAAATCAGTGATTTGGAAAAAACAATTCGAGATTGATGCAATTTCAGAGGATGATTGCAACCCTTATTCTTTCAAAAATCGCTACATCTTGCTTTTAGCTTTTCCAGTTGCGATCTGTACTTCGGTGCTGTTTCAATCGCTTGGGTTCACTAGAGTTCTGTTGTTTCCATTTCAGCTTTGGGTGCATGAAGTGGGTCATGCTGTCGTGGCTTGGTTTTCTGGACGACGAGCGATTCCGCTTCCATTTGGTTGGACGAATGTGGCATTGGAGCGATCGCTGTTTGTCTATTTCGGAATTCTCTTTTTACTCGGATTATTGTTCTATGCAGGTTGGAAAGAGAAAAAGCGATCGACGATGATTTTCGCTGTGATTTGCACCATTCTTCAGTTTGTAATGACCTGGATTCAATCCGCTTATCACTTTGAAATGTGGCTCTCATTCGGTGGGATTGGTGGCGAATTCTATCTGAGTGCTTTGATGATTGCTGGATTCTATTTTCAATTACCAAACTATTGGCGCTGGGATTTCTGGAGATATCCATTTATCATTGTGGGTGCAAATACATTTTGGGCAGCATTCTCTCGCTGGCAGCAGATCAAGAAAGGAACCGAATCAATTCCTTGGGGTTCGCTTTTATTTGGAGATGGGGATGCTGGCGGTGATATGAACCAACTCAGTGAAGTGTATAACTGGAGCGATCAGAAAATCATTGGAACTTACAACGCATTAGGAAGTACTTGTTTCATCATTTTGATTAGTTTGTACATTTTTTTCGCAATTAAACATCGACGTTGGATCATCGATCGCATTAGCAGCAAACCACTCTGA
- a CDS encoding GDSL-like lipase/acylhydrolase domain protein (similar to AA sequence:cyanobase_aa:LBDG_53980), translated as MFFRSSRKSSWSSRSLYQKKKALPKRWIVLSVPLVLIGLELLARLAVGVTGKTAEFNAFEGEPLNVTAYRLKFLDQQGRAFDGLPDHGQLTVKRSPMLGYRLMGNQQNSVWKINEQGYRADQPISVTKPKDEVRIFMLGGSAAFGQLSSSNQSTIAAQLENRLNQQVAAQKATPAKFRPDTLPYFADELEKALKLPPRIRETRYRVVNAAVPGYASGNELAKLAFEVLPYQPDAIVLMNGYSDLLLPSANEGVDVPEIESMMESAPRHLMSSWGNQLSNFFHQFYLVKGVQYLIFRPQMAFMQLIPPSEAPVQDRLTTDTKELERRVDRYRQNVQQVSRLATASKIPLFVALQPEVSSRASKPAGREKEILEQLGSRYPDQIKSGYGKLQNAIEQVKRDAPGTATLNLTETVNATQGEVFQDAIHLTDGANRAIANRLFDAIVPRLHVQPKPYTGGNVPPS; from the coding sequence ATGTTTTTTAGGTCTAGCCGAAAATCCTCCTGGTCTAGCCGTTCGCTATATCAGAAGAAAAAGGCATTGCCAAAACGGTGGATTGTTCTCTCTGTTCCGCTCGTGTTGATTGGGCTAGAACTGTTGGCACGTCTCGCGGTCGGTGTCACAGGCAAAACGGCTGAATTTAATGCGTTTGAAGGCGAACCCCTGAATGTCACTGCTTATCGATTGAAGTTTCTTGACCAGCAAGGAAGAGCGTTTGATGGTCTGCCCGATCACGGTCAACTGACAGTGAAACGCAGTCCAATGCTGGGCTACCGATTGATGGGAAATCAACAAAATTCAGTCTGGAAAATCAATGAGCAAGGCTACCGAGCCGATCAGCCGATTAGCGTCACTAAACCAAAAGACGAAGTGCGGATTTTTATGCTTGGTGGTTCAGCCGCATTTGGACAACTGAGTTCGAGTAATCAAAGTACGATCGCAGCTCAACTTGAAAACCGTCTAAATCAACAAGTTGCCGCTCAAAAAGCAACACCAGCAAAGTTCCGCCCAGACACATTGCCTTACTTTGCGGATGAGTTAGAAAAAGCGCTGAAATTGCCCCCTCGGATTCGAGAAACCCGTTACCGAGTGGTGAATGCTGCGGTTCCAGGATATGCGTCAGGCAATGAATTGGCGAAACTAGCATTTGAAGTGTTGCCGTATCAACCGGATGCGATCGTGTTGATGAATGGTTATTCTGATCTACTCCTCCCTAGCGCAAATGAGGGGGTCGATGTGCCAGAGATCGAATCGATGATGGAAAGTGCGCCGCGTCATTTGATGTCGAGTTGGGGCAATCAGTTGAGTAATTTCTTTCATCAGTTCTATCTGGTTAAAGGGGTTCAATACCTGATATTTCGTCCCCAAATGGCGTTTATGCAGTTGATTCCACCCAGTGAAGCTCCCGTACAAGATCGCTTAACCACCGATACCAAAGAGCTAGAACGACGAGTCGATCGCTATCGTCAAAATGTTCAGCAAGTGTCTCGACTGGCGACCGCTTCCAAGATTCCCTTGTTTGTTGCACTTCAGCCCGAAGTTTCCTCACGAGCTTCAAAACCTGCTGGACGGGAAAAAGAAATTCTTGAGCAGTTAGGCTCTCGTTATCCAGATCAGATCAAATCAGGCTACGGCAAGCTACAGAATGCGATCGAGCAAGTGAAACGGGATGCTCCTGGAACCGCCACGTTGAATTTAACGGAAACGGTCAATGCGACTCAAGGCGAAGTTTTCCAAGATGCGATCCACTTAACTGATGGTGCAAATCGTGCGATCGCGAATCGATTATTTGATGCGATCGTGCCTAGATTGCACGTTCAGCCAAAACCGTATACTGGAGGAAATGTTCCCCCGTCGTAG